The following coding sequences are from one Triticum aestivum cultivar Chinese Spring chromosome 5A, IWGSC CS RefSeq v2.1, whole genome shotgun sequence window:
- the LOC123107156 gene encoding uncharacterized protein translates to MACVNMYNPEHHQSSFMAPRMSFSSDFALEPPPASALSARGPGDADFEFSVGSRPMMAADELFSKGRLLPLREAPHGQPGRPTTLREELRADDRHGRAPRAPNIRWKELLGFKKANKKAAAAAAADAAGAGTSSAEAHTDPGGQGGTRQ, encoded by the coding sequence ATGGCATGTGTTAACATGTACAACCCGGAGCACCACCAGTCGTCCTTCATGGCGCCGCGGATGTCCTTCTCCAGCGACTTCGCGCTGGAGCCGCCGCCCGCGTCGGCGCTGTCGGCGCGCGGGCCCGGGGACGCCGACTTCGAGTTCTCCGTCGGCAGCCGCCCCATGATGGCCGCCGACGAGCTCTTCTCCAAGGGCCGCCTCCTGCCGCTCCGGGAGGCCCCGCACGGCCAGCCCGGCCGGCCCACCACGCTGCGCGAGGAGCTGCGCGCCGACGACCGCCACGGCCGCGCGCCCCGCGCGCCCAACATCCGGTGGAAGGAGCTGCTCGGCTTCAAGAAGGCGAAcaagaaggccgccgccgccgcagccgccgacgCTGCTGGCGCCGGCACGTCGTCGGCCGAGGCCCATACG